CCTCCTCGGTGCGGTGGAGCGGCTGCGTCCTCTCCTACGGGGTGCGCCGGCCGCCCGTTCACCGGCGCCCGCCGATCCGAGCCGCCCGCCCGTTCACCGGCGCCCGCCGACCCCGGCCGGCCGCCGGCAGTCCCCGCACCGGCCCCCACATCGGCCGGCCGGCCGCCCGTCCTCCGCGCCGGTGCCGACCCCGCGCGAGGCGGCCGGCCGCCCGTACGGGCGCGGTTCACGCCGAGTCCAGGCCGGCCAGCCACGACGCGACGGTCCGTGCCAGGGGCAGTCCCGTCTCCAGCTCCACGAAGCCGAACTGGCCACCCTGATTGCACTCCAGGAACCACCACACGCCGTCCTCGTCCTCGGCGAAGTCGAAGGCCCCGTAGGCGAGCCGGGCCGTCGCCGTGTACGCGCGCACGGCGCCCGCGATGCGCTCCGGCACCGCCACGGGCTCCCAGCCGTGGCCGCTGTCGCCGTACCGCCCGTCCACCTGGCCGGGCGCCGACCGCTTGCGCGCGGCGAACAGCCGCCCGCCCACCGCGGTCAGCCGCACGTCGGCCCGCCGGGGGACGTACCGCTGGAGCAGGGTCGGCGCGGCGGCGACGGCGGCGAAGTCCGCGTCCGGCCCCACCAGCGCGGTCGGCACGAGCAGTCCCGGCTCCTCGCGCGGCGGCCCGGACAGGGTCTTCACCACCACCCGCCGGTGACGGGCGGCGAACTGCTCGGCCGCCCGGGGGAACGTCGTCACCACGGTCGGGGGCACGGCGAAACCGCTCCCGTGCGCCACCCGCAGCTGCCACGGCTTGATCCGGGCCCGCTCGGCCGCGGCCGGGTGGTTCATCCAGCGGGCGGCCGTGGACGACAGCATCCCGTACAGGGCCTGGCCGGCCTCGGCGGTGAGCCAGGCGGACGCCCCCGGCGCCCGCGCGGCGGGCGTGCCCGGTCTGCGCACCCACACGCCGCGCACCCCCGCCGTGCCGACCAGGCGCCCGTCCACCGACAGGTGGCCGCGGAAGTCGCCGCGCGCGTACTCGGCGCAGAGCGCGACCCGGCCCGGCAGGTCGGCGGGGTCGAACCGCACCAAGGGGACGCCCAGAGCG
This portion of the Streptomyces changanensis genome encodes:
- the tgmB gene encoding ATP-grasp ribosomal peptide maturase → MTVLVLTCEEDVTADLVVAELGALGVPLVRFDPADLPGRVALCAEYARGDFRGHLSVDGRLVGTAGVRGVWVRRPGTPAARAPGASAWLTAEAGQALYGMLSSTAARWMNHPAAAERARIKPWQLRVAHGSGFAVPPTVVTTFPRAAEQFAARHRRVVVKTLSGPPREEPGLLVPTALVGPDADFAAVAAAPTLLQRYVPRRADVRLTAVGGRLFAARKRSAPGQVDGRYGDSGHGWEPVAVPERIAGAVRAYTATARLAYGAFDFAEDEDGVWWFLECNQGGQFGFVELETGLPLARTVASWLAGLDSA